In the genome of Microtus pennsylvanicus isolate mMicPen1 chromosome X, mMicPen1.hap1, whole genome shotgun sequence, the window CCTTACTCTGATGTGTTATTAAAATCTAAACGGTGATAAACTATACAATGCAGTTTTCTTACCTTTACCCTAGAGAATGTTTTGATGCATGAACTACTAAGGTCACTCTGTTCGCCTCTAGCTGCCCTGCTCTCTATGGGTAATAGAGTCCACTGGTTATCGCCTTGTCAGGTGAGAGCCCTGCATGTACATGGAGGATGACCGAAAAGCCCAATGGTGTGAAGAGCTCTCCAGCTAATAACCACAACCATCACCCTCCGCCTTCCATTAAGGCCAATGGCAAAGATGACCACAGAACAGGTAGCAGGTGAGTGCACTGAACTTGGGTgacttttgcttttcttatcttcTTTCCTCATTCTCATTTCCTACcccaccctctttttttttttgccagaattAGGGTAGAACATCAGGGCCTTGTACCTACCAGAAGGccctctacccctgagctgcacTCTCAGCTCAGCCTGGGTGATTTCATCAATAACTCAGAGTCTCCACTATCTCCTTGGAGCTTTGGCTTACACTCATAGAGCAAGCTCCATTTGCTCCAGGATATCTTCCAAGGGGACTGTGAGATGTTTAGGCATGTCCTAAGAGGAAAGTAAACTCATGCTGAGAGACTCTGGATCAACTCTGTTTCTTTCTATGCAGACCACAGTCTGTGGCGCTTGATGATGACACTTCCTCAGAACTGCAAAGGCTGGCAGAGATGGATACCCCAcggagggggaggggtggcttCCGAAGGTGAGTTCTCCACTTCAGCTGACCTGCTGCTACCCCTTCTATTCTTGGGGCCTGTCGAATGGTTACTATGACCCTCCTCTCAGCTGCACTAGGCCTTTCTACAAGACTCTAGAGCAGTGGGGTTCTTCTCAACTTGTTGCGATTCCTTTTGAGGGGGTGGAATTACCCTTTCAcccaagaccattggaaaacatagatatttatattatgattcacaacagtagcaaaattacagttatgaagtagcaacaaaatagtaTTATGCTTGAGGGGGTCACCacatgagaaactatattaaagggtggcagtgttagggaggttgagaagcactgacttAGAATCACCAGGAGAGCGTTTAGAAATTCCAGTGCCCAGGTGTTATTCCACTGCTTTAGAGGTTCTTGTGAGGCAAGCTGGGAGTAGAATTCCCTTCATATTTGGCTGCCTTAGCACTGGGAAGAGGGGAGTCTTTATGGCAAAGGGCCTATATATAGGGTCTTAAGATCATAGGCCTCATAGAGAAATAAAGAAGCCTGGGGCTGTTTTCGTACTGACCTGTCCTGACTCTTTACAGTCTCAATCTTGCCTTGAAGACCTCCTGTTTGTGTTTCACAGTAACTGTAAAGTTCCATTACATAGGAAATCTTTGGAGGGCTATCCTCCCCCACAGGACATACTTCAGATAATGCCTGAGCCCCAACTCTTGTCCACAATGCTGGCCTCTTTCCAGATCTTAGCATACAGGAAATCATGGCCTGGTCTATTTCCggcttttcctcttttctcctcttcctcaacaGGCAGTGAACACTCTTGGACAGGTCTTGTCTAAACAGCACAGGTCATTTCTTTGgcacacactttttctttttcccctctagGATTGTTCGCCTGGTGGGGGTCATCAGAGACTGGGCCAACAAGAATTTCCGTGAGGAGGAACCAAGGCCTGATTCATTCCTAGAGCGTTTCCGTGGGCCTGAGCTCCAGACTGTGACAACACATCAGGGGGATGGCAAAGGCGACAAGGACGGCGATGGAAAGGGCACCAAGTATATCTATCCACTCTCTGGGATCTCCAAAAGTTCCCATACTTGCCATGGGAGAGCTCAGTGGGGATGCTAACCATCATCAGGAGTGGTTCCAGGGCTGTGCCAAGCTCTGTGATAGCAGATAAAGAACGGGTGGAGATGACCGCCTATGCTTCTTTTTACTCTAAACATTCCTATTGCCCTCACCCAGGGCCTCTCAAACAGTAGTGATCTTTCCACGGGAAACTGGATGCCATAGTGGTACCCTTTTATACATTCTCTTGCTGCCCATGGAGTGGATTTCGACAGGAGAGGAACTCATCCAAGGGCATCACACCTCAGCTCTAGCTCCAGCAGTCAGTTTCTGATGATCAGGAAGGGAGGCTGTAGTCACATAGTACTGTTAAAGCCCTGCCCATTCCAGCTCCACCATGCCCAAGAAAACAGGTTTTTGAAGGGGCTTATGTGGGAGTCAGACACATGAGACCTAGATGATTAAACAgaagaggagggacagagagggaaagtaAAACTTAGAATAATTGGAGGGGCTGATATTCGAAGAATCAGTAGAAGATAGTGAATGTCTGGCCAAGTTGACATCCTCTACGTCTGGTCAGCGGAGGGAAAAGGCTCTTGCCAAGTTAGGATGAAGCATCTGGGAAAGTGGTTTGGAGGCTGAAGTCTAAAGAATGGAAAGGGGAGGAAGCTCATACACTAGCCTGGagtttctttcttccccaaaggGACTGTGGGAACAGGCTTAAAGCTCTTTCACCATCTTAAGATACACCCTCCTCAAATCCCCTCAAAGACTATCTGTGCTACAACTTCTGTCTTCAATGTATCTTCTGGGCAAGGCTCTTTCAGAGGGCAGGGGAGCATCAAAATGGATCAGAGGCCTGCTCTCGGTCAGAATGGAGGCCTGCTCTCAGTCAGAATGGAGGCCTGCTCTCAGTCAGAATGGAGGCCTGCTCTCGGTCAGAATGGAGGCCTGCTCTCAGTCAGAATGGAGGCCTGctatttggctgtgggtcactgcaaAAGGAAACCAGAAGACAGCTTACACCTCAACCCACAATCCTTTAATTCATTAATACTTTTGAGAATTTGTGATTCTGAAACCTGGAGCCCTAGAACTCTAGTAACTGCTGTTTGTCTCTACAGGAAGAAGTTTGAGCTGTTTGTCTTGGACCCAGCTGGAGACTGGTATTACCGCTGGTTGTTTGTCATTGCCATGCCTGTTCTTTACAACTGGTGCCTGCTGGTGGCCAGGTGAGCGTGGAGGGGTCTAGGTGGAATTTATTAGAGAAGCAGAGTCTACAGCAAATGGAATTAAGATCACACAAAAATCTAAACTCTGGACAAAGAGTATGCAACAGTCCAATGTTCTTTCTGAAGTCTCTTGATTGCTGAATTCTCTTTTCACCCCCTGTTGTCAATGCTCCCGCTATTCAATATGCCATCAAGTCTTCATGTTGGTCCTTTTCCTGCTCCTTTCCTGTAATCTTTGGCTGCTTTGTCACGTACATCAGTACTGTCCTTGGTTAGACCatcatctcccttctctctctgggaAAACTACAGTAGTCCCACCTCTATGCCTTGGAGGTACACTTAATCCCTCAAGTACATCTTCCACACTTGCAACTAATATTCTATGTAGAGACTGAGATTGGGTTATACTACTCTCTCTTCCAAAACCATGTAATGGCTCCCCATTGTTCTCATGATAAAACTCTAAGGTTGACCTTCAAGGTCCACTGAACGTGGTCCTCTCTTTTCCTGACAGCAGTTCACGTAATACTACCCTATGCCAGTCATTCATGCAGGAAGAATGACCTGCATACTAATTGGGTTTTGTGCTCTGTGTTGGGTGTACAGTGGAAAACAGGACAGACACAATCACTGCTTTTCCCCCCGTGTCCTCAGCTAGACCAAATATAAACATGCAACAAAAGAAATGAGCAAGATATTACCAGGGACTGGAGATAGCAAGTTGCTAGAGAATAGGCCATCATAATGGGCTTGACAGAGACCTTAGTTGAGATCTTAGTGGGAGGTAGCAATTGGTTCAAATACATGAGGTTGGCAGAGAGGGCATTCTGGACAGAAGGACTAACTTGAGCAAGGCTCCCTAATCTCTTGATGGCCCAGTATGGCTGAAGGCTGTAGTCTACTTTGTTCTGCACATTTTATGGGAGTTTGGTTCTAAATGTGACCATTCTTCCCTTGGACTAGTACATAATCAgatctttcccttcctctgtcccctccctaGGCCTTTCCCTAGGTTCTACTCATTCATTTTCAAAATCTTGCCAATTTCTTCCTCCAAAGCTCCTGTAGCCACCAATCTTTCTTTAGTCTCAGCACCTCTAGCTTAAACCCCACTACTATCTGTATTCTGATCCTGCCAGGGTTTGATGACGTGTTCAGTAAGAATCCATTGAAGTAATGAATACAGAAGCCAGTTAGCTGGTCTTCTaatgctttgtttatttatttattggatttaaaCCACTTATGACGTGCAATCTGAGGCCCTGGACCAGCGATTTGGCATATAGTCACGACTAAGATGTGTCCTGTTTCTGGGGCTCACAGTCCAGGGGATGAGGAAGACTAGCAATGATCAATGGTGATGCACATGCAGCAATGTTGATTTAGTAATACGGATTGAGGTAGAAGTCACTAGTCATTGTTACCAAGTGGCCTGTGACGCACTGGTGTCCCTGGAGGCCATGTGAAGCTCTCCCCACAGAAGTATGTATATAGCTTAGAGTCACTAGGGCTTTGTCGGTGAAGCCCAGCCCTGTCCCCTTACAGAGCCTGCTTCAGTGATCTCCAGAGAAACTATTTTGTGGTGTGGCTGGTGCTGGACTACTTCTCAGACACTGTCTACATTGCAGACGTCTTCATCCGACTGCGCACAGGTGAGTGCACAGCAGCATTTGGACTCCTAAATCcaaagaaataagacaaaatttgAAGAAACTGACTGGACATGGTATTGAAGCCCATCTCCTCAGTGGACATCTGCTAGGATACTCTAAATCTTATGGACTCACATACTTATGGAGGTTTATATCTGAGAGTggtttcttagggttcttttggCCAGTCTCCCAGTGCGATCTATAGTCCTCTGTGGGAAGGAAAGCTAAGTAGTAGTTTGTTCCCTGCTGAGAATTATCTTCTAGGGAGACACGGGACTGAGAACAGAAGTGACAtgttgttttgtatttctatCAGGCTTCCTAGAACAGGGACTCCTGGTCAAAGACCCCAAGAAATTGCGTGACAACTATATCCACACCTTGCAGTTCAAACTCGATGTGGCTTCCATCATCCCCACTGACCTCATCTATTTTGCTGTGGGTATCCACAGCCCTGAGGTGCGCTTCAACCGTCTGTTGCACTTTGCCCGTATGTTTGAGTTCTTTGACCGCACTGAGACACGCACCAGCTACCCCAACATCTTTCGAATCAGCAATCTGGTCCTCTACATCTTGGTCATCATCCATTGGAATGCCTGCATTTACTATGCCATCTCCAAATCCATCGGCTTTGGGGTTGACACCTGGGTATACCCAAACATTACTGACCCTGAGTATGGCTACCTGGCTAGGGAATACATTTACTGTCTTTACTGGTCGACACTGACCCTCACCACCATTGGAGAGACACCACCCCCTGTAAAGGATGAAGAGTACCTCTTTGTCATCTTTGACTTCCTGATCGGTGTCCTCATCTTTGCCACTATTGTGGGAAATGTGGGCTCCATGATCTCCAACATGAATGCCACACgagcagagttccaggccaagatTGACGCTGTCAAACACTACATGCAGTTCCGAAAGGTCAGCAAAGAAATGGAAGCTAAGGTCATCAAATGGTTTGACTACTTGTGGACCAATAAGAAGACAGTAGATGAACGAGAAGTTCTCAAAAACCTGCCAGCAAAGCTCAGGGCTGAGATAGCCATTAATGTCCACTTGTCCACCCTGAAGAAAGTACGCATATTTCAGGATTGTGAGGCTGGCCTGCTGGTGGAACTGGTACTGAAGCTTCGTCCCCAGGTCTTCAGTCCTGGGGATTATATTTGTCGTAAGGGGGACATTGGCAAGGAAATGTACATCATCAAGGAGGGCAAGCTGGCAGTAGTAGCCGATGATGGTGTGACTCAGTATGCCTTGCTCTCAGCTGGGAGCTGCTTTGGAGAGATTAGCATCCTTAACATTAAGGGCAGCAAAATGGGCAATCGGCGCACTGCCAATATCCGTAGCCTGGGTTACTCAGATCTCTTCTGCTTGTCCAAGGATGATCTCATGGAAGCTGTGACTGAGTACCCTGATGCCAAGAAAGTCCTTGAGGAGAGGGGTCGGGAGATCCTGATGAAGGAAGGTCTGCTGGATGAGAATGAGGTGGCCGCCAGCATGGAGGTAGATGTTCAGGAGAAGTTGGAGCAACTGGAGACAAACATGGAGACCTTGTACACTCGCTTTGCCCGCCTGCTGGCTGAGTACACGGGGGCCCAGCAGAAGCTCAAGCAACGCATCACAGTGCTGGAGACCAAGATGAAACAGAACCATGAGGACGATTACCTATCAGATGGAATAAATACCCCCGAGGCAGCTGCTGATGAATAGCCAGAGATGCCTATCCAGCCTTGCTTTGACCCCTGGTTAGAAGTCCTGAATAGAACTCCACGTTTACAAACACCTGTCCTCATGGCTCTCTGAGCTCTCCCCCAAAGCCTTGCTAGGGCTTAAGGTTTTGGCTACAATGTCTTGGAGTCCCCCTCCAAGCCCAGAAAATGGTCAAGCTTGTGGACAGTGTAGGTTTTGTGGGTTGGATTTCCAAGTGCTTACTGCCCAAGTCTGAAAAGGAACCAGGGAACAACTGAACTGTCCTTCAGGGGAATTTCCTGGGACCAGAAGTCTGAACAGTGTTCTCTGAAGAACAGTGTGCACCACAATGCCTGACTCCTGCTTTTGGCTTCTTTTTATCTAGCCACTCCCTACTGCATTCTGCCCCATACTTTTCTAACATGTGCTCTAAACAGTCTGTTTTCATGCATGTTTATGCATTTAAGAAGTGGCTGCAGACACTGGGCCCCTGCATGCTGTTTGCTAAGGTATGCAAAGTCTATGAGGGAATGGTAGGGTGGGCTTGCGTGTGTTTGCTGAGAGTCATGACCTCCTTATCAGACAATGTCACTGTGAGAAAGAGGTGCCTGGCAGCTATGGGCCACCTCTCTATGCACACAAGTTCTGAAGAGTTTGTGAAGTCTGTAGTACTGTGAATTAGAGGCACTTAGAAGTTAATAAATTCCTTTCAGGTACTTGTGGTTATTGctcaattctttctttcctcacatttctcttctcttctcccaagAGTTTTCCTGGCATATATGTGAACATCCTCCTCTACTCTCCTGAGCCTCACTGGCCTTTAGAACCAGAATCTTGGagaagatcctcttgcctccacccccGTTCTAATTAGGCAGTCACACCTTCTCTAGGTGTCTGTGCTTCTCAGAACACTTTCTTTCCTGGGTCAGTTTTGACAGACTGTGGGCTCCTTGAAGGAAAGGTCACTGCTTTGGCTGCAGTCTTGGTGACACGTCTTCCATAGAGGAGGCATTCAATGTTTATCCCCCTAGACCGTAAGGGAATGTGCAAGTGAATGAATGTGGAAAAGAAGAACCAGAAGTGACTGAAAGTCACTATCCTTCCACCTGCAAACAGTCACATACTGATTCGGGAGGACAAGGTATGCATCCGATTTGGTGTTGCCAGATGATCTGGAGTTGCAGAAATAAGTCCTGGCTACTGGGTACCGTCTACATACAGACCCCAGTTTCATGGTCAGACATGAACATTCTCTCctccattcattcactcatccaCTCATCATAGGAAAATAGCTGTAAAAATTAGCATCTTAACCATTGTGTAAAATTGATCATCAAACACTTTCCACATCAAGAACTCAGTATGCATTAAACAACTCCTTATTCCACCCCACCAGCTTCATGGCAGCACTCATTTAATCTCTACAAAGGTCACATAGATAGGATCCTGTAGCATTTCTTCCGTGTCAGCTTATCAAATAGCATCATTAAAATACATCCACGTTACATCTCATgtcatattttccttcctttacaaAGGCCAAATAATGTTCCAGTGTATAGATATGACACATTTTACTTATTCATCCAGTTGATGAGTATGCAGTTTCTGACCATGATTCGGCTATTGAAATACTGCTGGGAATATGGATATGCAAATTTCTCTGCGATCCTGTTTTTAGTTCCTTTGGGGAGACACATGTCTGGAAGAGAAATTATTGGGTCCTgtggtttctttcatttttaggaACTGCCACGCTTGTTCAGttttccacatcctcaccaacattTATTTTCAGGTTTTGGATATGAGCCCTTCTACTGGGCGCGAGACAGTTCTTTATTTTAGTGTGGCTTGCCTTTCTCTTATGAATTATGAATCTGTGCAGTTTTTTTCACATGTTTGCTGGCCATTTGGATGTCTTCTTTGGAAAAATATCTTTTCAAATTCTTTGGCCACTTTTGAATCATCAAACTGTAATGTcatttatatattatagatattaaCTCTTTACCACATTTGCAAATATGTGTTTTCTCTCCCTCAAGTTGTCTTTTCACTCTTCTGTGTATTTCAATGTatgaattttaattcttttaactgtatttcttttaaatttaatgcaGTTTCTTGGCTTATACCTTGGCTTGTAGCAGGAAGCTTTAGCTAGAGGAAGTCTTACCTGGAGGAATATCACACAGACTCAGGTCCTGGGCCCATGGAGGAGGCAGTAGGGAGATGgcactggtgaagggtcactactTTGTGTGTATTTGGCTTCTCACTTCTGGTATTGTGCTGGAAAAAGACTCTAAATTCTCCAGCTTAAGAGAGATGCAGCCAAGCTGAGGAGGAGCCCCTGGAGCCCTAGGCAGTGGCTTGCCATGATGCTTGTTGCTAAGGCTGCACTAAATTCATTTTTTACCAAGCGCTGGAACCTACAGTTGTTATTCTTGTAAGCTCAGAAGATCACTGGTGCCAGATACAGGTGGATAGCTGTATTGAAAATGCTTGCCTTCTTATCAGCAAGAAAGTGATAGTTTCTTTACGGAGTCTGGTTCACCTTTAATCATGCCTCACAGCTACTTGGTTTGACAAAGCATGGTGCTCCTCTGCTTCACCGGGTTTAAGGCACAGACTTTAGGGCTCAGCTTCTCTTTCCCCAGACATCCTTGTATTTAATCTTCCACCACTTTTTGCTGTGCTTCAAATTCTATGTTCTCTTAatcttgtgtgcgtgtgtgtgtgtgtgcgtgagagagagagagagagagagagagagagagagagagagagagagagagagagagagttgttatTTGTGTTTGTGCGTCTGTTTGGACACACTGCAGACATCCGGTGAGTCTTTGGACGTCAGCCTAGTCAGACAGTGTCTATTTCTGACCAAGGCCTATCCAccccctctcctctgttctctcaGCAAGATCGTGACTCTCTGCTGCCTGTTGCTGGCCGCCACCCCCGCCTCTCTCCTGTAACTGACTGTAGGGTAGGAACAGAAGTACGTTTTCCATTATGTGCTGTGTTTATTTAGTACCACCTGATGTTCTCAGCTCTTAATTTACAAATGTTTAAATTggaatggttttgttttgctctgaaaATATCCACCAATAATAATTTGTCACATTCATCCATGGTCACCAAATTTCTTTTGTAATGGTGACTTTCTATAGAAACAAAAGCCCCCAGTGCCTCCCACTGCTTCCCTTTGTGTTTGGCCCTTGCTGGCCCCTGCCTCTCTTACAGACTGCCATCCCATCCTGGCCTGAACTGAGCTCCAGCATCTGCAGCATTAAGCTATCTGTTCCTTAGCCGGATGCTGAAAGATAAACCACTTGTCACATTCTTCCTTGGAGAGAAGCCAAGGAAGTACTCAAGGCACAAACAAGAAACCCAGCCACCAGAGGGCACACCAACATCAAGAAAATGTGGTTGGTTCTTTGTCACAACTcctctgttacacacacacacacaccaccaccaccaccaccacaccgcACCACACCAGGCTAGACTTTAACAGTTAGGTGGTGCCTTCAGGGCCTCACATGGCTGCTGGAACAGTCTCTTTCCCAGAACCTCTTTCACTTGTACTCCTCTTGTTCTGGTTAAGGCTACCACCAGGTCTTTTCTGGACAGTCATAACTGCTTCAGTTACATCTAAAGAGATGTTCTGGCTTCTGACCTTGTTCTTTTCAGTCCATTATCCACAAGAAAACCATATCCTGTCATTTTACTTAAAATCTCTTAGTAGGTT includes:
- the Cnga2 gene encoding cyclic nucleotide-gated channel alpha-2, with the protein product MTEKPNGVKSSPANNHNHHPPPSIKANGKDDHRTGSRPQSVALDDDTSSELQRLAEMDTPRRGRGGFRRIVRLVGVIRDWANKNFREEEPRPDSFLERFRGPELQTVTTHQGDGKGDKDGDGKGTKKKFELFVLDPAGDWYYRWLFVIAMPVLYNWCLLVARACFSDLQRNYFVVWLVLDYFSDTVYIADVFIRLRTGFLEQGLLVKDPKKLRDNYIHTLQFKLDVASIIPTDLIYFAVGIHSPEVRFNRLLHFARMFEFFDRTETRTSYPNIFRISNLVLYILVIIHWNACIYYAISKSIGFGVDTWVYPNITDPEYGYLAREYIYCLYWSTLTLTTIGETPPPVKDEEYLFVIFDFLIGVLIFATIVGNVGSMISNMNATRAEFQAKIDAVKHYMQFRKVSKEMEAKVIKWFDYLWTNKKTVDEREVLKNLPAKLRAEIAINVHLSTLKKVRIFQDCEAGLLVELVLKLRPQVFSPGDYICRKGDIGKEMYIIKEGKLAVVADDGVTQYALLSAGSCFGEISILNIKGSKMGNRRTANIRSLGYSDLFCLSKDDLMEAVTEYPDAKKVLEERGREILMKEGLLDENEVAASMEVDVQEKLEQLETNMETLYTRFARLLAEYTGAQQKLKQRITVLETKMKQNHEDDYLSDGINTPEAAADE